In Actinomycetota bacterium, the sequence GTCTTCAGCTGGCCGTCCGTCTGCACGACGATGCGATCACGCAGCCCGTTCAGCAGCAGCGTCTGCTGGGTCTCGGCGAGACCGAGCTCCCACGGCCCGCCGGCGTGCTTCAACGAGGTCAGCGGCGAGGCACCCGTCCCGCCGTCGTGGCCCGAGATCAGCACCACGTCGGCCTTCGCCTTCGACACCCCCGCGGCGACGGTGCCGACACCCACCTCGGCGACGAGCTTGACGTGGATGCGCGCCTCGGGGTTCGAGTTCTTCAGGTCGTGGATCAGCTGCTTCAGATCCTCGATCGAGTAGATGTCGTGGTGCGGTGGGGGGCTGATCAGGCCCACACCGGGGGTGGAGTGCCGGGTGCGGGCGATCCACGGGTACACCTTGGCGCCGGGCAGCTGACCGCCCTCGCCGGGTTTGGCCCCCTGGGCCATCTTGATCTGCAGGTCCGCGGCGTTCGTCAGGTACTCGCTCGTCACTCCGAACCGGCCCGAGGCGACCTGCTTGATCGCCGACCGCCGCTCGGGGTCGTACAGCCGGTCGGGATCCTCACCGCCCTCGCCGGTGTTGCTCTTCGCGCCGAGGCTGTTCATCGCGACGGCGAGCGTCTCGTGGGCCTCCTGCGAGATCGAGCCGTAGCTCATCGCGCCGGTGGAGAAGCGCTTGACCAGCTCGGCGACGGGCTCGACCTCTTCGATCGGCACCGCCGGCCGCGCGCCGGTCTTCAGCTCGAACAGGCCGCGCAGCGTGGCGAGGCGCGCGGACTGGTCGTTCACCTTCGCCGTGTACTCCTTGAAGATGTCGTAGCGCTTGGCCCGCGCCGCGTGCTGCAGCTTGAACACCGTCTCGGGGTTGAACAGGTGGTGCTCGCCCTCGCGGCGCCACTGGTACTCCCCGCCGAGCTCCAGCTTGCGGTGCGCCCGCTGCTCGGGATTCGCGGGGTGGGCGTCGGCGTGGCGAGCTGCGGTCTCGGCCGCGATCTCGTCGAGCCCGATGCCCCCGAGCCGGCTGACCGTGCCGGTGAAGTACTCGTCGACCAGTTCCCGACCGAGGCCGATGGCCTCGAAGATCTGGGCGCCGGTGTAGCTGGCGACGGTGCTGACGCCCATCTTCGACATCACCTTCAGCACACCCTTGCCGCAGGCCTTGATGTAGTTCTTCACCGCCTTGTGCGGGTCCATCTCCCCGAGGCCGTGGAAGTTCTCGGCGATCATCTTCTCGATCGACTCGAACGCCAGGTAGGGGTTGATCGCGCCGGCGCCGTAGCCGACGAGCAGCGCCATGTGGTGCACCTCGCGGGCGTCGCCACACTCCACCACCAGCCCCGCCATCGTGCGCTTCTTCTCGCGGATCAGATGGTGGTGAACGGCGCTCGTCAGCAGCAGCGACGGGATCGGCGCGTACACCTCGTCGGAGTTGCGCTGGGAGAGCACGATGATCCGGGCACCCTCGTCGATGGCGTTCGACACCTCGCGGCGGATCGCGTCGAGCGCGCGCTTCAGCGCCAGCCCCCCGCCCGCCACGCGGTACAGCCCGGCGACGACGTGGGCCCGCAGATCGGGCCGTGAGCCGTCGTCGTCGATGTGGATGATCTTGGCCAACTCGTCGTTGTCGATGATCGGGAACGGCAGCACGAGCTGACGGCAGCTCTGCGGGCCAGGCGACAGCAGGTTCGACTCCGGCCCGATCGTCGCCCCGACTGCAGTCACCACCTCTTCGCGGATCGCGTCAAGGGGAGGGTTAGTGACCTGGGCGAAGAGCTGCGCGAAGTAGTCGAACAGCAGGCGAGGCCGGTCCGACAGCACCGCGATCGGGGTGTCGGTGCCCATCGAGCCGATCGGTTCGGTCCCCTTCGCCGCCATCGGGGCGACGATCACCTTCAGCTCCTCGTGCGTGTACCCGAACACCTGCTGGCGGCGCAGCACGCTCATGTGGCTGTGCACGACGTGCTCACGAGCGGGTAGATCGGCGAGCTCGACCAGGCCGGCGTCGAGCCACTCGGCGTAGGGCTGCTCGGCGGCGAGGGTGCGCTTCAGCTCCTCGTCGTCGACGATGCGCCCCTGCGCGGTGTCGACGAGGAACATCTTGCCGGGCTGGAGGCGCCCCTTGCGCACGATCCGCGCCGGGTCGAGGTCGAGCACGCCGACCTCGGAGGCGAGCACGACGACGTCGTCGTCGGTCACCCAGTACCGGCTGGGGCGCAGCCCGTTGCGGTCGAGGACCGCGCCGATGACGGTGCCGTCGGTGAACGCGATGCTTGCCGGGCCGTCCCACGGCTCCATCAGCGACCCGTGGAAGCGGTAGAACGCCCGCTTGTCGGCGTCCATCGTCTCGTGGTTCTCCCAGGCCTCGGGGATCATCATCAGCACCGCGTGGGGCAGCGAGCGACCGCCGAGGTGGAGCAGCTCGAGCACCTCGTCGAAGGTGGCCGAGTCGCTCGCACCCGGGGTGCAGATGGGGAACGCGCGGTCGAGGCCGGGCACGAGGCTGGAAGCGAGCATCGCCTCGCGGGTGCGCATCCAGTTGCGGTTGCCCTGCACGGTGTTGATCTCACCGTTGTGCGCGACGTACCGGTAGGGGTGGGCGAGGGGCCAAGTGGGGAAGGTGTTGGTGGAGAACCGGCTGTGCACCAACGCGAGCGCGCTCTCGACACGCTCGTCTTGGAGGTCGGGGAAGAACGTCGCGAGCTGGGGGGTGGTGAACATCCCCTTGTAGACGAGGGTGCGGCTCCCGAGCGAGGGGAAGTACGTGCGCTCCTCGGGGGAGAGCTCGTGCTCGACCCGCTTCCTGACCACGTACACCAAGCGGTCGAGATCGATCCCGCTCGCTCCCGCCGGGTCGGTGACGAAGAGCTGCTGGAACGACGGCATCGCCCGGCGCGCCGTTGCACCGAGGCACTCGGGCTTCACCGGCACGGCGCGCCAGCCGAGCACGGTCAGGCCCTCGTCGGCGACGATCCGCTCGATCGACTCCTGCGCCTTCTCGGCGAGCGCCGGGTCGGCCGGCAAGAACGCGAGCCCGACGGCGTAGTGCCCGGCGGCGGGCAGCCCGAACGGCGCCGTCTCACGCAAGAACCGGTCCGGCACCTGCACGAGGATGCCGGCGCCGTCGCCGGTGTCGGCCTCGGCCCCGGTGGCACCACGGTGCTCCAGGTTGCAGAGCGCCCCGATCGCCATCGAGACGATCGAGCGGCTGGGCTTGCCCAACACGTTGGCGACGAACGACACGCCGCACGAGTCGTGCTCGAAGCGCGGATCGTAGAGCCCATACGGCGCGGGGTACTGGTTGTGCATCGTCCTCATCCACGGAGTCGAGATCGGCTGGGTGGACCTCCGGGACGGCACTGGCCCGAGCGGTGTCGGAACCCATGTTAGGCCGCGGCGGGGCCGCGCGACCAAGGTTTACCGTGCCAGACTCTGCCGGTGAGCATGCCGCCTCCGCCTCCGAGCCCGCCGCCCGGCTACCAGCCGCCGCCCCAAGGCGGGTACGGCTGGGGAGGCGGCCAGATCGACCACCCCCAGGGGACCGCGGTGCTCGTGGTCGGCATCTTGAGCCTCGTGCTCTGCCAGATCCTCGGCCCGATCGCCTGGTCGATGGGCAACAACGCGCTGCGCGAGATCGACGCCAATCCCGCCATGTACCGCAACCGGGGGGCCGTCCAGGCCGGCCGCGTCTGCGGCATTGTGGCGTCGATCCTGCTGCTCGTCGGCCTCGCCGGCATCCTTCTTCTCGTCGTCGCCACCGTAGGCGGGCGGAGCTGACCGCCCCGGTTCAGCCGGGGTCGTTCAGCCGAGGTCGCCGAAGGCGGGGGGACGCTTCTCGAAGTTCGCGCTCACCGCTTCCACCTGGTTGGCGGTGCCCACCAGCGAGCCGATCACCCGGCGCTCGGCGGCGAACTGCTCGGCTGCCCCCGCGCCCGTCAACCGGTTGAACAGCTCCTTCACCCCGCGGATGGCATGCGGGCTGCGCCCGGCGATCTCGCCGGCAAGGGCCAACGCGTCCTCGAGCGGGGTCTCCGACAGACGCGTGCCGAGGCCGAGCTCGACCGCTTCGCGCCCGGACACGACCCGCGCGGTGAAGGTCAGCTCCTTCGCCACGTCGGGGCGCACGAGGTGGCTCAGCATGAGCGTGCCGGTCATGTCGGGAACGAGCCCCCAGTGCACCTCTCGCACCGACAGCTGGGCGTCGGGGTGCACGATGCGGATGTCGGCGCCGAGCGCGATCTGGATGCCGCCGCCCAGCGCGTGGCCGTGCACGGCGGCGATCACCGGTACCGGCACCTCCTGCCACACCCAGCACACCTGCTGGCCGAGGTGGGTGATGCGGCCCGCGTCGACGCGGCCCGGGTTGCCGTCGTCGTTGCCGGCAGCTGCGCCACCTGCCATTTGCTGGAACGACGAGAAGTCGAGGCCGGCGCAGAACGAGGGCCCCTCACCGCTCAGCACCACGGCGCGCACCCCGGGTTCGGAGCACAGCCGCTCGCCGGCCCTCGCTATGGCGAGGAACATCTCCCCGTCGAGCGCGTTGCGCTTGTCGGGTCGGTTCAGGCGGACGTCGGCGACTCCGCCGGCGATGGAGATGGTCACGCGCTCGGTCATGGAACCGAGTCTGGCAGGCGGTCAGCGCTCGTCGACGAGGCGCAGACCCGTCGGCGCGATCGAGGGCTCGGCGTGGGGCAGGTCGACGACGAACTCGGTGCGGTGGCCGGGGAAGACGTGCTCGGACAGCAGCACCGCGCGCCCGGTGGTGTCGGTGGTCACGCGCCGGCAGCGCAGCACCGGCGAGCCTGAGGGCACGCCCAGCAGGCGGGCATCGGCCGCGGTGGCCGCGTCTGCGGCGATGGTCTGCGTCGCGCCGGCGAGCACCACGTCGAGCAGCTCGTAGAACGGCGAGCGCTCCACGTCGCTCCGGCTCAGGTGCTGGCCGCGCTCGGCCGGGCACCAGACCGTGACGACGGCGAACGGCTCACCGTCAGCCAGGTTGACGCGCTTCACGCGCAGCACCTGTTCGGCTCCGAGCACGGCCGCGACCGCGCGTGTGGCGGGGACGAACGCGAACTCGAGGATCCGCCGTTCGGGGCGGATGCCCGACTCGGCCAGTTGGCCTTCGATCGTGGCCAGATGGCCGAGGCTCTGGCGCAGCGGCTCCCGGGCGACGAACCAGCCGAAACCCTGACGGGCATCGACGAGCCCTTCCTCGCGCAGCAGCTCGAGCGCCCGGCGCACGGTGACCCTGCTCACGCCGAACTCGACGCCGAGCTCCGCCTCGCTCGGCAGCACGCCCCCGGCGCCGTACGCGCCGTCGACGACTCGCTCGCGCACCTCACGTGCGATCTGCTGGTAGCGGATCTCCCTCACTTGTATTAGAGTTGTCTACATCAGGTAGAGAACGCAAGGGGGAATCCCAGATGGCCACCGTCACCGCCGGTACACCGATCGAGCTCGTCGAGCGGGTCTACAGCACCCTGGCCGAGCGGGTCGCGCTCGGCCGCGAGCGGCTCGGCCGGCCGCTCACCCTCACCGAGAAGGTGCTGATCAACCACCTCGTCGACCCCGCCGGCCAGGAGCTGGAGCGCAACGCGAGCTACGCCGACTTCCGCCCCGACCGGGTGGCGATGCAAGACGCGACCGCCCAGATGGCGCTGTTGCAGTTCATGACCGCCGGCCTCCCCGAGACCGCCGTGCCCTCGACGGTGCACTGCGACCACCTCATCCTCGCCAAGGTGGGCGCGAACATCGACCTCGGCGTGGCGCTCGACACCAACCGCGAGGTCTACGACTTCTTGCGCTCGGTGTCCGCGAAGTACGGCATCGGCTTCTGGGGCCCGGGCAGCGGGATCATCCACCAGGTGGTGCTGGAAAACTACGCGTTCCCGGGCGGGATGATGATCGGCACCGACAGCCACACCCCGAACGCCGGTGGCCTCGGCATGGTGGCGATCGGCGTCGGCGGGGCCGACGCCGTCGACGTGATGACCGGCTTCCCGTTCAACGTGCGCTGGCCGAAGGTGATCGGCGTCAAGTTGACCGGCTCGCTGAGCGGCTGGTCCAGCCCGAAAGACGTCATCTTGGAGGTCGCCCGGATCCTCACCGTCGAGGGTGGCACCGGGGCCATCGTCGAGTACTTCGGGCCCGGGGCAGACAGCATCTCGGCCACCGGCAAGGCCACCATCTGCAACATGGGCGCCGAGATCGGCGCCACCTGCTCGCTCTTCGCCTACGACGAGAACATGGCCGCGTACCTGAAGGCGACCGGGCGTGAGGCCATCGCCGACGCCGCGGACCGGGTCGCGCAGCACCTGCGTCCCGACGACGGCGCCCTCTACGACCAACTCGTCGAGATCGACCTCGACGGTCTGAAGCCGCTGATCAACGGCCCGCACTCCCCCGACCGCGCCCATCCCGTCGGCGCCGCCGGCGTCGGGGCCGCCGCCGCGGAGAACGGCTGGCCGCTCGAGGTGTCCTCCGCGCTGATCGGCTCCTGCACGAACTCCTCGTACGAGGACATCACCCGCGCCGCCTCGGTCGCGAGGCAGGCCGCGGCGAAGGGGCTCCGCGCGAAGTGCGAGCTGTTGATCACGCCGGGCTCGGAGCAGATCCGGGCCACGATCGAGCGCGACGGCCTGCTCGCCGACCTCGAGGCAGTGGGGGCGACGGTGCTCGCGAACGCCTGCGGGCCCTGCATCGGCCAGTGGGAGCGCGCGAAGGAGATCACCGACAAGCCGAACACGATTGTCAACTCGTTCAACCGCAACTTCCCGAAGCGCAACGACGGTTCGGCCAACACGCTCAGCTTCGTCACCTCCCCCGACACGGTGATGGCGATCGCGCTCGCCGGCCGGCTCGACTTCGACCCGACCGCCGACACCATCGCCGCCCCCGACGGCACCGCCGTGCGCCTCGACCCGCCCGTCGGCGAGGTGCTGCCGAACCGCGGCTACGACCCCGGAGTCGACACCTTCACCGCTCCGCCGGCGGACGGTTCTGGGGTCCAGGTCGCGGTCAGCCCGACGAGCGAGCGCCTGCAGCTCCTCGCCCCGTTCCCCGCCTGGGACGGCCACGACTACCTCGGCCTGCCGGTGCTGATGAAGGCGCAGGGCAAGTGCACCACCGACCACATCTCGGCGGCCGGCAAGTGGCTCACGTACCGCGGGCATCTGGAGAACATCTCCGGCAACCTGTTCATCGGGGCGGTCAACGCGTTCACCGGCGCCACCGGGGAGGGGGTCGACGTCACCGACGGAGCGACGCGCCCGTTCCCCGACATCGCGAAGCGCTACGGCGACGCCGGCATCCGCTGGGCGGCGATCGGCGACCGCAACTACGGCGAAGGCTCCTCCCGCGAGCACGCGGCGATGGAGCCTCGCTTCCGGGGTGGCGTGGTGATCCTCGCCCGCAGCTTCGCCCGCATCCACGAGACGAACCTGAAGAAGCAAGGCCTGGTACCGCTCACGTTCTCCGACCCGTCCACGTACGACCTCGTCGAAGAGGGTGACCGGATCAACGTGCTCGGCCTGCCGCCGGTACCCGGCCGGCCGGTGCGCGGCCAGATCGTGAAGCCGGACGGCACCACCGTCGACTTCGAGGCCACGCACACCTTCTCCGACGAGCAGGTGGAGTGGTTCCGGGCCGGCTCGGCGCTGAACATCGTGCGCGAGAAGGTGGCCGCGGCCGGTCACTGACCGCGTAGTGTCCGCGGTGATGGAGCTACGTGAGGGGTTGAGGACCACCGGGGCGGTGCGCCGGTTCACATCGGAGCCCGTCGACGAAGCGACGCTGTACGGCATCTTGGACGATGCCCGCTTCGCGCCGAGCGGCGGCAACCGCCAGCCCTGGCGGGTGGCCATCGTCACCGACGGGATGATGCGCCGTGAGCTCGCGACGTTGATGCAGCCGGTGTGGAACGAGTACGTCGCCATCGGCGCGACCGGGGTGACTCCGTACAACGTCGTCGAGGCGGTGCCAGCAGGCGTCGTGCCGGCGACCCCGCCGCACGTCGACCACGAGCTGCTCGAGCACATCGAGCGGGTGCCGTTGGTGCTGGCCGTCGCCGTCGACCTCTCGCTGGTGGCGCTGATGGACTCCGGCCTGCACCGCCCGCCGGTCACCGCCGGTGCATCGATCTACCCGTTCTGCTGGAACCTGCTCCTCGCCGCCCGCGTCCGCGGGCTGGGAGGGGTGATCACCACGTTCGCGTCGCGAGCCGAGCAGGTGACGGGACCGCTGCTCGGCCTGCCCCCCGATCACGCCCTGGCGGCAACGGTGTTCCTCGGCTACCCCCAGCATCAGCCGACCGTGCTGAGCCGACACCCAGTGTCCGCGTTCGCCACCCGCAACCGCTTCGACGGCGAGCCCTTCGACGAGCCCTGAGCGTTGCCTCAGTCGGTTCCCGGGCGCCGCGCGAGCTCGCGCTCGGGGTCGCCGCTGTAACCCGGCGGGTAGGTGAGCGCCAGCTCCGCCTCGGTCGGCGTGCGGCGGCGGCGGGCTTCGGCGGGCAGCAGCTCGGAGATCGCGCTCATGATCCGCTTCGTGTCGGCGTCGGGGCTCTTGTACTTCAGCTCCACCGGCCGCCCGACGCGCACCCGGATCTCGGGGGGGTCAGTGATGTTCGTGACGTCAGGCAGGCGCGACGACCGCGGCCAGACCTTCTCGGTGCCCCACAGGCCGAAGGGGATCACCGGCGCCTTCGTCATCGCGGCGAGCCGGGCAGCGCCCCAGCGCCCGACGAGCTCGGGCTCGAAGAACGCCGGGCCGCGCGGGATCGTGCCCTGGGGCATCATCACCACCACCTCGCCGCCGAGCAGCGCTTCCGCAGCGGCATGCAGCGGCTCCTCGCTGCCCGTGCCGCGGTCGACCCGGATCCCGCCGAGCATCGTCATCAACTGACCGACGATCGGCACGTCGAAGACCTCTTTCTTGCCGAGGAAGCGCCCCGTGCGTCCGCTCTTCGCGATCGTCATCAGCGTCGCGACCGAGTCGAAGTAGCTGCGGTGGTTGCCGCACAGGATCGCGGGGCCCTCGGAGGGGATGTGCTCGGTGCCGGCGATGTCGAAGCGCGCATAAGGTACGAGCACCGGCCGCGCGAACTGCATCCCGATGCGCGCCAGCTCCAGCCCGATCACGGGGATCTTGGCCACTCCCGGGGGGACGTCGAGATGCAGTACGGGCCAGCGGCGGGCTGTGGCCATGATCACCAACCTTGGGTCGGGGTTGACAGCGAACGGGTGGCCGACGGCCGAGAGCAGGGGGGTGTCGTAGATGCTGTCGGAGTAGGCGTAGCTCTCGGCGAGATCGATGCCGTGCTCCTCGGCCCAGGTCGTGACGGCTTCGAGCTTGCCGGCCGCCCACACGAACGGGCCGGTCAGCGTGCCGTCGTAGGTGCCGTCCTCGGCCACCCCGTAGCGGGTGGCGACGACGTCGTCGAATCCGAGCTTGTCGACGAGCGGTTTGACGAGGTCGTACGGAGTGGTGGTGGCCAGCACGATCGGGCGACGCGCGGCCCGGTGCTGAGCGAACAGCAGCCCGGCGAAGGGCTGGATCATGTCGGCCAGGGTGTCTGCGGCGAGCTCGGCGGCCTCGAGCACCGCCTCTTGGGAGCGCCCCTTGGCCAAGGTCACCGCCTGACGGGCGAGCACCATCGACGGCAGGTTCTCGCCGACCCGGTTGAAGAGCCCGTAGAGCAGGCGCTCACCGGGGAGCTTGCGCCCGACGATTCCCGCGGAACGCATCGCCTCGGCGAAAACCGCGCCGGATGCCCCGGCGAGCAGCGTGCGGTCGAGATCGATGAAGGCAGCGCCCTTCGACGCTCGACGGCTCATGGGTGGAGAGGTTAGATGCCCCCGAGTGCGCGGGCCGCGAAAACGGGAAAGGCCCCGCTTTGGGGGAAGCGGGGCCTCTCAACCGATTGGAACCCGGTGGCTGGGGGAACCACCTTCGTTGGGTTCACGTCGGGCAGGACATGGGGGGCGTCCTGCCGCGATCGACATGTGAAATTATGCACGTGATCTCGTGATCGTTCAAGCTGTATTCGGCGATACCTCGTATCGTTTCCACAGATGGATCTTCGCCAGCTTGCCGCCCTCGTCGCGATCGCCGACCACGGATCGTTCTCCGCCGCCGCCCGCGCGCTGTACACGGTCCAATCCAACGTCTCGACCCACGTCGCCCGCCTCGAACGGGAGCTGCACGCGGTGCTCGTCGACCGCGGCACGGGCGAGCTCACCGAGGAAGGAGCGATCGTCGTCGAGCGGGCCCGGCGGATACTGCGTGAGCTCGACGAGATCACCGCCGACATCGCTTCGCGTGACGCCGAGGTGGCCGGCGACACGCGCATCGGGGTGATCGGCACCACCGCGCGCTGGATGATGCCGCGCTTTCTCACCGAGCTCTCCCGCGAGCACCCCCGTGTGCGTCCCCTCGTCTACGAGGGGGGCACCTCGTCGCTGCTGCCGCGCCTCGTCGCCGGCCAGCTCGACGCGGCGATCGTCCACCTGCCCGTCGACGACGTCGAGATCGAGGTACAGCCGCTGTTCGCCGAGGACCTGATGCTGCTCGTCCCGGCACGCCACCACCTCGCCGACCGCACCGAGATCGGCCTCGCCGAGCTGGCCCACGAGCCGTTGCTGCTGCCTCCGAGCACGGCCGCGCTGCGCCGGATCCTCGACCGCGCCGCGGCGCACGTCGGGGTCAGCCTCACCCCGCAGGCCGAGATCGACGGGGTTCGGCTGCTGGCGTCGCTCGCGTTCGAGGGCTTCGGCGCGGCGATCGTCCCGGCCACCGCGGTCCCCCGCTGGCTGACCGGCGAGTTCACGCGGGTCAGCGTGCCCGAGCTCCCCCGGCGCGTCGTCGGGTGGGCGCAGCGCCGCCGGCCCCGCCCCGGCGCTCCCACCCGCGCAGCGCGCGACGTGGCGCAGAACGTCATCGCGACGAAGGGCAAGCGCCAGCCGGGGGTGCACACCGGCAGCGAGGTTTCGCCCCTCGCCGGGCGCTGACCGGCACAAGTTATGGTGACTCGATGTCCTCGGTGGGGCTCCGCGCGCACGTCCCCGGCGCGGCACGGGTCGACGTCCGGCGCTTCGCCGGACGCCACGTGGTGTGGCTCGACGTAGACGCCGAAGTGCGCAAGGGCGCGCTCAGCTCGGACGCTTCGTCCATGATCGAGCACGCGGCGCGCGTCGCCCTCGCCGAGCGCATCCCCCTGGTGGGAGTGATGGGCTCGTCGGGTGCAGACATCGTCGAGGGCTTCGCCGCGCTGCACGGATGGGGCCTCGCCGCGCGAGCGCTCACCGATTGCTCCGGGATCGTGCCGACGATCTTCGTCGTCAACGGGCCTGCGGTCTCGGGGCCGGCACTGCTGCTCGGCATCGCTGACCACGTGGTGATGACCGAGCAGGCCTACGCGTTCGTGTCCGGGCCGACGATGGTCGCCGAGTTCACGGGGGTACGGGTCGACAACGACGAGCTGGGCGGCGCCGCCACCCACGCCCGCTACACCGGGGCGGCGACGCTCGTCGTCGCCGACGACGTGGAGGCCACCGCCGCCGTCGAGGCGCTCCTCGAATACCTGCCCTCGCACAACGACGAGCTGCCCGGGCGCTGGGACGTCGACGACGACGGCGAGCGCCTCACCCCAGAAGCCGGTGAGCTGATCCCACCGTCGTCCACCGGCAGCTACGACGTGCGCGACGTGATCCGTGCCCTCTGCGACGACGGCGCGTTCCTCGAGCTGCGCGGCCGCTGGGCAGCCAACCTGGTGACGGCGTTCGCGACCATCGACGGGCGCCCGATCGGCGTGGTCGCCAACCAGCCGACCGCGCTTGCCGGCACCCTCGACATCCCCGCATCGCAGAAGGGAGCCGGGTTCATCAACTTCTGCGACGCGTTCAACCTGCCGATCCTCACGCTCGTCGACACGCCGGGGTTCTACCCCGGCAAGGACCTCGAGTGGAGAGGGATGATCCGCCACGGGGCCCAGCTCGTCTACGCGTACGGCCGGGCGACCGTGCCGCGGATATGCGTCATCTTGCGCAAGAGCTACGGCGGGGCGTACATCGTGATGGACTCCAAGCGGATGGGCAACGACGTGTGCCTGGCCTGGCCGTGGGCCGAGCTCGCGGTGATGGGTGCCGGCCAGGCGGCGGCGATCCTCCAACGCCGGGCGACCGACGCTGAACGCGCCGCGTTCGAGGCCGACTACGCGGAGCGGCTGCTCAACCCGTACGTCGCGGCCGAGCGGGGATACGTCGACGCGGTGATCGATCCGGCCGACACCAGGCGCGAGATCGCGCGGGCGCTCGACGCCCTCGCCGACAAGCGCGAGGTGCTCGCCCCGCGCAAGCACGGCAACGGGCCACTGTGACCCGCGGGGGGCTATCGTCCCTCGCCGGGGGAGAAAGCCCCCATCGCCCAAGATGATCTCTCGAAGGGGACGCGCAAGGTGCCCGACACCATCACCATCACCGACGACCGCACCGGCAAGCAGGTAACGGTGCCGATCACCGACGGGGTGTTCCCTTCGTCGGCGATCCGCGAGCTCGACCCGACGCTGTACGTCTACGACCCGGCCTTTCTCTCCACCGCCGCCTGCCGGTCCGCGATCACCTTCGTCGACGGTGAGGCCGGCATCCTGCGCTACCGCGGCTACCCGATCGAGCAGCTCGCCGAGCACTCGACGTTCATCGAGGTCGCGTACCTGTTGCTGCACGGCAGCCTGCCGAACGAGGCGCAGCTCGCGCAGTGGCAGCACGACGTCACGCACCACACGTTCATCCACGAGAACATGCGCAAGCGGTTCGTCGACGGCTTCCACTACGACGCCCACCCGATGGGCATGTTCGTCTCCGCCCTCGCCGCGCTCGGGACGTTCTACGAGGACTCGAAGGAGCTCTGGCTCGACGACAGCCGCCGCAAGCAGATCCTGCGCCTCATCGCGAAGACGCCGACCATCGCGGCGATGTGCTACCGCTTCTCGATCGGGTTGCCGTTCAACTATCCCGACAACAGGCTCAGCTTCCCGGCCAACTTCTTGAACATGATGTGGAGGGTCGGCGACTACTCGGTCGACCCGGTGCTCGAGCGAGCGATGGACGTGCTGTTCATCCTCCACGCCGACCACGAGCAGAACTGCGGCACCACCGCGATGCGCGTCGTCGGCTCCAGCCATGCCGATCCGTACTCCGCCTCCGCCGCGGCGGCCGCCGCGCTGTACGGCCCGTTGCACGGCGGCGCGAACGAGGCCGCGGTGCGCATGCTCGGCGAGATCGGCTCGGTCGAGAACGTCCCGGCGTACATCGAGAGTGTGAAGCGCGGTGAGGGCCGGCTGATGGGCTTTGGCCACCGGGTGTACAAGCACTACGACCCGCGGGCGAAGATCGTGAAGCAGACGGCCTACGACGTGTTCGGGGTCACCGGCAAGAACCCGTTGATCGACATCGCGCTGACGTTGGAGGAAGCCGCGCTCAGCGACCCGTACTTCATCGACCGCAAGCTGTACCCGAACGTCGACTTCTACTCCGGGCTGATCTACCAGGCGATGGGCTTCCCCGTCGACATGTTCACGGTGCTGTTCGCGATCCCGCGCATCGTCGGCTGGCTGGCCCACTGGGAAGAGCTGCTCGACGACAAGGACCAGAAGATCAGCCGCCCCCGCCAGTGGTACGTGGGCTCCCC encodes:
- the gltB gene encoding glutamate synthase large subunit — translated: MRTMHNQYPAPYGLYDPRFEHDSCGVSFVANVLGKPSRSIVSMAIGALCNLEHRGATGAEADTGDGAGILVQVPDRFLRETAPFGLPAAGHYAVGLAFLPADPALAEKAQESIERIVADEGLTVLGWRAVPVKPECLGATARRAMPSFQQLFVTDPAGASGIDLDRLVYVVRKRVEHELSPEERTYFPSLGSRTLVYKGMFTTPQLATFFPDLQDERVESALALVHSRFSTNTFPTWPLAHPYRYVAHNGEINTVQGNRNWMRTREAMLASSLVPGLDRAFPICTPGASDSATFDEVLELLHLGGRSLPHAVLMMIPEAWENHETMDADKRAFYRFHGSLMEPWDGPASIAFTDGTVIGAVLDRNGLRPSRYWVTDDDVVVLASEVGVLDLDPARIVRKGRLQPGKMFLVDTAQGRIVDDEELKRTLAAEQPYAEWLDAGLVELADLPAREHVVHSHMSVLRRQQVFGYTHEELKVIVAPMAAKGTEPIGSMGTDTPIAVLSDRPRLLFDYFAQLFAQVTNPPLDAIREEVVTAVGATIGPESNLLSPGPQSCRQLVLPFPIIDNDELAKIIHIDDDGSRPDLRAHVVAGLYRVAGGGLALKRALDAIRREVSNAIDEGARIIVLSQRNSDEVYAPIPSLLLTSAVHHHLIREKKRTMAGLVVECGDAREVHHMALLVGYGAGAINPYLAFESIEKMIAENFHGLGEMDPHKAVKNYIKACGKGVLKVMSKMGVSTVASYTGAQIFEAIGLGRELVDEYFTGTVSRLGGIGLDEIAAETAARHADAHPANPEQRAHRKLELGGEYQWRREGEHHLFNPETVFKLQHAARAKRYDIFKEYTAKVNDQSARLATLRGLFELKTGARPAVPIEEVEPVAELVKRFSTGAMSYGSISQEAHETLAVAMNSLGAKSNTGEGGEDPDRLYDPERRSAIKQVASGRFGVTSEYLTNAADLQIKMAQGAKPGEGGQLPGAKVYPWIARTRHSTPGVGLISPPPHHDIYSIEDLKQLIHDLKNSNPEARIHVKLVAEVGVGTVAAGVSKAKADVVLISGHDGGTGASPLTSLKHAGGPWELGLAETQQTLLLNGLRDRIVVQTDGQLKTGRDVVVAALLGAEEFGFATAPLVVSGCVMMRVCHLDTCPVGVATQNPELRKRFSGKPEFVVNFFEFIAEEVRELMAELGFRTMAEMIGHAELLDTRQAVDHWKAHGLDLSAILAVPENPYGQTLVQSVAQDHGLDVALDRQLIERAQGAIERAEPVAFSMAIRNVNRTVGTLLGHEVTKRWKGEGLPDGTISIHFRGSAGQSFGAFVPRGITLRLEGDANDYVGKGLSGGTVVVHPDERATFPAEANVVAGNVIGYGATAGEIYLRGVVGERFCVRNSGATAVVEGVGDHGCEYMTGGRVIVLGPTGRNFGAGMSGGIAYVYDPEGVFASRVNYELVTLQELDDGDREFVANTVERHRALTGSPVAARILDAWEAEQAHFRKVMPTDYERVLAVIRAAEAEGLDEEQTAERVMEAAHG
- a CDS encoding DUF4190 domain-containing protein; the protein is MPPPPPSPPPGYQPPPQGGYGWGGGQIDHPQGTAVLVVGILSLVLCQILGPIAWSMGNNALREIDANPAMYRNRGAVQAGRVCGIVASILLLVGLAGILLLVVATVGGRS
- a CDS encoding crotonase/enoyl-CoA hydratase family protein; protein product: MTERVTISIAGGVADVRLNRPDKRNALDGEMFLAIARAGERLCSEPGVRAVVLSGEGPSFCAGLDFSSFQQMAGGAAAGNDDGNPGRVDAGRITHLGQQVCWVWQEVPVPVIAAVHGHALGGGIQIALGADIRIVHPDAQLSVREVHWGLVPDMTGTLMLSHLVRPDVAKELTFTARVVSGREAVELGLGTRLSETPLEDALALAGEIAGRSPHAIRGVKELFNRLTGAGAAEQFAAERRVIGSLVGTANQVEAVSANFEKRPPAFGDLG
- a CDS encoding GntR family transcriptional regulator, with product MREIRYQQIAREVRERVVDGAYGAGGVLPSEAELGVEFGVSRVTVRRALELLREEGLVDARQGFGWFVAREPLRQSLGHLATIEGQLAESGIRPERRILEFAFVPATRAVAAVLGAEQVLRVKRVNLADGEPFAVVTVWCPAERGQHLSRSDVERSPFYELLDVVLAGATQTIAADAATAADARLLGVPSGSPVLRCRRVTTDTTGRAVLLSEHVFPGHRTEFVVDLPHAEPSIAPTGLRLVDER